DNA sequence from the Blastomonas fulva genome:
CGCAAGCAATCGGGGCATTACTGGGCCTCGACCGACGTCAAGCGCAGCGCCCTTGCGATCACCGGCGCGGGCCATATCCGCTGGTACCAGTCGAGCCCCAAGGTGCGGCGCGGGTTCTGCGATACCTGCGGCAGCTTCCTGTTCTGGGACCCGCCGCAGCGCGATTCGCTGGCCGTGGCGATGGGCGCGTTCGATGCGCCGACCGACACGCACCTGCACGTCCACATCTTCACTGCGGACAAGGGCGATTATTACGCCATCGCCGACGGCCTGCCCCAGGAGTGACATCCTTATAAATCCTCCCCCAGCTTGCTTGGGGAGGGGGACCGCCAGCGTAGCTGGTGGTGGAGGGGCGGCGGGGTGGCACACAATTCCAGCAAGGCACTATCTCGCTTCCCCTCCACCATTCGCTTCGCGAACGGTCCCCCTCCCCAAGACAAGCTCGGGGAGGATTGAACAGCCTTGCCCCTTGCGACATTTCAGGCGATGGACCGGACACCCCACACAGCAGGAATCACCATGACCGCCCCCTTCAAGCGCCTGGCCATCTATTGCGGCTCCGCCACGCCCTCCGACCCCGTCTATATCGAGAACGCCCGCATGGTCGGCGCGACGCTCGCCGGGCGCGGGATCGGCGTGGTTTATGGCGGCGGGCGGCTGGGGCTGATGGGCGCAGTGGCCGATGCCGCGCTCGATCTGGGCGGCGAAGTGATCGGCATCATCCCCGAAGCTCTGGTCCAGGCCGAGGTCGCGCACCAGGGCTGCACCGAGCTGCACGTCGTCCCCGGCATGCACGCACGCAAGCAGAAGTTCACCGATCTGGCTGACGGCTTTGTCGTGCTGCCCGGCGGGGTGGGCACGATGGACGAACTGTGGGAGGCAATCAGCTGGTCGCAGCTGGGCTATCACACCGACCCTGTGGGCCTGCTCAACATCAACGGCTTCTACGACGAGCTGATCGCGTTCAACCGCCACATGATCGAGGTCGGCTTCATCCGCCCGCAGCATGCTGACATCCTGATCGTCGACGAGACGCTCGACGGGCTGCTCGCCAAGATGGAAGCCTATCAGCCGCACCGTACGATCTTCGCGATGACGGCGGATGATCTTTGAAGGATCGGGCGGGGCTGTGACTCCTTCCCCCACCCCAACCCCTCCCCTCAGCGGGAGGGGCTTTGATCGCGCCGCCCTCGTCGCCTACGCCCGCGATTCGATCGCGCGCGGCTCCAAATCCTTCGCGCTCGCCTCGAAGCTGTTCGATGCCCCCACCCGCGAGCGCGCCTGGCTGCTCTATGCCTGGTGCCGCAAGTGCGACGACCTCGCCGACGGGCAGGACATGGGCCATGGCATGAGCGCGGTCACCGATGCGCACGCCCGCGTCGCCTATATCCGCGAACAGACCCAGGCTGCGCTCGCAGGCGCGCCGACCGACGACCCGGCCTTCGCCGCGCTGGCGGTGGTCGCTGCCGAGTGCCGCCTGCCGCACCGCTATATCTTCGATGTCATCGACGGGTTCGATCTCGACGCGCAGGAATGGCGCCCGCGCAGCGCAAACGACCTTTACCAGTATTGCTATCATGTCGCAGGCGCGGTCGGGCTGCTGATGGCGATCGTAATGGGGGTCGATCCCGATGACGACGCCACGTTAGACCGCGCCTGCGATCTGGGGCTGGCGTTCCAGCTCGCCAATATCGCGCGCGACCTGTCCGAGGACGATTCGGTGGGCCGCTGCTATCTGCCGATGGAGTGGCTGGCAGAGATGGACATTCCGCCGGGCCAGCACATGAAACCCTGGCTTCGCTCGCAGCTGGTGCCGCTGGCGGCGCGGCTGGCGGATCGGTCGGAGGCGCACGAGGCATCGGCGCGGGTGGGGGCGGAAAAGCTGCCGTTCCGCGCGCGCTGGGCGGTGCTGGCTGCAGCGGGAATCTATGGCGACATCGCCCGCGAGGTGCGCCGCCGCGGCGCGCAGGCCTGGGATCACCGGGTGATCACCACGGGCGGGCAGAAGATCGGCTGGCTGGCGCGCAGCGGCTGGCAGGCGGCATCGCGTCCCGATCCGGTCGGCCGCGAGGGGCTGTGGACCCGGCCGCGCTGATCAGGCCGCGCGCGTCGCGGCAATCTGCTCGGCGAGCGGGTATATCTCGCGGTGCTCCATGTCGATCCGCTGCGCCAGCGCCGTAAACACCTCGGCCGATTCGCTGCGGAACCGGGCCTGCTGCGCGAGCAGCACATCAGCGCGCTTCCAGCGATCGACAAAGTCCAGGAACACATCGGCCAGCCCGCCCATCTCGCGCCATGCGCGTTCGCCGATCTCCGCCGTGCGCGGGTGGCTCGACTTGCGCAGCGCCGGATAGAGAATCTCGTCCTCCAGCGCGAGGTGGATGCGCAGGATGCCGGTCAGCCGCGCCAGCATCAGCGTGATCTCGACCGCGCCGGGGCGGTCTGCAATGTGGGTGGACCGGGACTGGATGTCCTGAACGATGGCCAGGCAGGCTTCGTGCTGGGATTTCAGTTGAGCGATGCGCCACATGGTGCGGTTGGTCCCAAAGGCAACTCCGGCAGGAGTGCGTTCACCACAGCTAGCCAGACGTGCTTAACAATCTGCTAACCCCTGCCGGAAACTGCAGTTTCTCGCGGATCATCCCAAGGATGACGCTTGCCAGCCAAACTGGTTGCATATAGAAACCCAATATGCGCTTTTCTTCCCCTATCGCCGCCAGAATGACGCTGGGCCTGTTGCTGTCCTGGGCCGCGCTGTCGCTGGCCTCCTGCTCGGAAGAGAAATCCGCCTCGGCCGCTTCGGGCAGCGAGAAGGTCTATCCGGTGACGCTCGCGATCGTGCAACCGGCGGCGACATCCAAGACCATCACCGCCGCCGGAACGGTGCGCTATCGCTACGAGACACCTTTGGGCTTCACCAGCGCGGGCAAGATCGCCAGCATCCGGTTTGAGGAGGGCGACCGGGTGGTGCCGGGCGCGCTGATCGCGGCGCTCGATGCGACCCAGGTCAATTCCGGCCTCGAAAGTGCACGCGCCGAGCAGCAGCGCGCGCAGGCAGAGCTTGGCCGCTTCCAGCAGCTGTTCGACAAGGGCTGGGTCACCCGCGCCCAGCTCGAGCGCAGCGAGGCAGCGGCGCGCGCGGCAACCGCGCAGGTGAGCAACGCAGGGTTCGCCAGCGGCACATCGCGGATCATCGCCCCATCGGGCGGGATCATCCTGGCGCGCACCGCAGAACCAGGACAGGTGGTCGCAGCAGGCACGCAGATCGTGGTGCTGGGCGAAACCAGCGGCGGCATGGTGCTGCGCGCGCCGATGATCGACAGCGACATCGGCCGCCTCACCCCCGGAATGCCCGCGCAGGTGACGCTGTCTGGCCTCGCCGAAGGGGTGATCGAAGGCACGATCAGCGAGATCGACGCCCGCGCCAACCCGACCTCCGGCGCGTTCGAGGTGACCGTGGCGCTGCCCGCCAATCCCGGTCTGCGCTCGGGCCAGATCGGCACCGCGCAGTTCCGCGTTGCGGCCCAGCCGCAGGACACCGGCCTCGCCATCCCCGCGAGCGCAGTGTTCAACGTCCGCGCAGGCGAAGGCTTTGTCTATCTGCTCGACGCCAAGGCCAGCCGGGTGCGCGCGCGCGCGGTGCAGATCGGCAGGATCGATGACCGCCAGCTGGTCATCACCGGCGGGCTGAAGCCCGGCGACCGGATCGTGGCGAGCGGGCTTGGCCTGCTGGTCGATGGCGCACGGGTCAAGCCGCTGGCGACCCGCCAGCCCAGCCGGACGCGCCAGCCCGCGCCCGCCTCCATGACGGCCCGGTGACGCCTCCGGTGCAGACAGACCGACGCGCGCCATGAACCTTGCCGCCTTCACGATCAGCCGGTGGCAGCTCAGCCTGGTGGCGTTCATGCTGCTCGCCGCGCTGGGGCTCACCTCGCTGTTCACCATCCCGCGCTCGGTCGATCCGCACTTTCCGATCCCCGTGGTTACCGTGATCATCGCGCTGCCCGGCGCCGATGCCGCCGATATCGAGCAGACCATCGCCAAGCCGGTCGAAGAGGTGCTGCGCGGGATCGACGACATCGACGAGATCCGCACCGGAATCACCGACGGCTTCGTGACCATCACCACCGAATTCGACTGGAACGGCGATCCGGACCAGTATTTCAACGATGTCGTGCGCGAAGTCAGCGCGATCCGCAGCCAGCTGCCCGAGGGCATCACCGAGCTGCGCTACCGCAAGGCGCGCACCACCGAGGCAGCGGTTCTGCAGCTCGCCATGGTCAGCGAAACCGCCAGCTGGCGGCGGATGCAGAAATATGCCGAGGATATCCGCGATACCTTCGTGCGCTATCCGGGTGTGCGCAACACGGTGATCGACGGCCTGCCCCAGCCCGAGGTGCAGGTCTCGATCGACAGCCGCCGCCTCGCCGAATTGGGGCTTGCACCCTCGGTGATCGCCGATGCGCTGCGCCGAGGCGGCGCGGAGCTTCCGCCGGGCGCGGTGGAGAGCGCCGGGCGACGCTTCAACGTCGAGGCAGGCGGCGCCTATCGCGATCTCGAAACCATCCGTAACCTGCCGATCCGCGCGGGCAACGGCACGCTGCTGCGGATTGCCGATGTCGCCACGGTGGACTGGGGCAATGCCGAGCAATTGTACATCACCCGCTTCAATGGCAAGCGCGCGATCTTCCTCTCGATCCAGCAGAAGGATGGCTACGACGTCATTCGGCTGCGCGATTCGCTCGATGCCGAGCTCAGGCGGCAGCAGGCGGGCTTCCCGCCCGATATCCGGCTGGAGCAGATCTTCGACCAGAGCCGCGACATCGAATATCGCCTGCGCGAGCTGACCCGCGATTTCTCGATCGCCTTGTTCCTGGTCATCTTCACTTTGCTGCCCTTGGGCTGGCGCGCCTCGGTGATCGTGATGATCTCGATCCCGCTGTCGCTGGCATCGGGACTGCTGGCGATCAGCGTGATGGGGTTCAACTTGAGCCAGCTCGCGGTCGCAGGCTTCATCGTCGCGCTGGGTCTGCTGGTCGACGATTCGATCGTGGTGACCGAGAACATCTCGCGGCACCTGCGCATGGGCAAGCGCCGGTCGATCGCAGCGATCGATGCGACGCGCGAGATCACGCCTGCGGTGCTCGGCTCGACCGGCGTCTTGATCTTCGCCTTCACCCCTCTGCTGTTCCTGCCCGAAGGCGCGGGCAAGTTCACCCAGTCGTTCATCTACACCATCATCTTCACGGTGTTCGCCTCTCTGGTGATCTCGCTGACGATCATCCCGTTCCTCGCCAGCCGCATTCTCTCGCGTGACGAGGACCCTGAGGGCAACGCGATCCTGCGCTGGCTGACCCACCAGATCGAACGATTGTACCGCCCGATCCTGCACCGCGCGCTGGACAAGCCGCGGCAGACTTTATGGGCATCGATGGCACTGACGCTGTCGGCGTTCGCGCTGATCCCGGTGCTGGGCTTCAGCCTGTTCCCTTATGCCGACACCGCCTATTTCCGGGTTACCGTCGATGCCGAGCAGGGCAGCGGGGTCGCCACCACTGATGCGCTGGTGAAGAAGGCCGAGGCGGTGCTGGCGCGCGAGGATGCCATCAAAGTGCGCGCCACCAATGTCGGCAGTTCCAACCCGCAGGTGTTCTACAACGTCTTCGCGCTCGATCAGCGGCCCAATTTCGGCGAGGTCTTCGCGGTGATGGATCGCTGGGATCCGAAGCAAAGCCCGCAAATGGTGCAGCGCATCCGCGAGCGGCTCGAGGCGATTCCCGGCGCGCGGTTCAATGTCGAGCTGTTCCAGAACGGCGCCCCGATCGCATCGCCCGTGGCGCTGCGGCTGACCGGCGAGAATCTGGAGACGCTGCGCAGCCTGGCCGCGAAGATCGAGACGATCCTGCGCGCGACCCCGGGGGCGCGCGACGTGATCAACCCCGTTGCCACCAACGGCATCGATCTCGACGTCGGACTGGACGAGGCCAAGGCGGCGATGCTCAACATCGCGCCGGGCGAAGCGCGCCGCGCGGTCCGGCTGGCTTTGTCGGGCGAGAACGCCGCAGCCTTCCGCGACGAGGAGGGCGACAGCTACCGCGTCGTCGTGCGCCTGCCGCTCAGCGGTTCTCAGCCGATTTCCGCGCTCGACCAGATTTATGTCGCCAGCCGCACCGGCGAGGCGATCGCGCTGTCGCAGATCAGCACCCCGCGGCTGGAAAGCGTGCCCCCGCAGATCCAGCGCTATCAGCTCGAACGCTCGGTCACGATCACCGCCAATGCCCAGCCAGGCGCGCTGCCTTCGCGAATCAGCCAGCAGGCGATGGACAAGGTGGCCGAGCTCAAGCTGCCGCCGGGCTATCGCGTATCGGCAGGCGGCGAGGCAGAGGCGATCGCCACCGTGTTCGGCGGGCTGGGACCGATCATCCTGATCGCCCTGTTCGGCATCTTTGCGGTACTGGTTGCCGAATTCGGCCGTTTTCGCGAGACGATCGTGGTGGCAGGCGTCATCCCGCTGGGCACCTTTGGCGGTTTCGTCGCGCTGTTCGTCACGGGTGCGTCGCTGAGCTACATGGCGATCATCGGCTTTGTCGCCTTGGTCGGGATCGAGATCAAGAATTCGATCCTGCTGGTCGATTTCACCACCCAGCTGCGCCGCGAGGGCATGGGGTTGCGTGCAGCGATTGAGCGCGCGGGCGAGGTGCGCTTCCTGCCCGTGCTGCTGACCTCGGTCACAGCCATCGGCGGGCTGCTGCCGCTCGCGATCTTCGGCGGATCGCTCTATGCGCCGCTCGCCAGCGTGATCATCGGCGGGCTGATCTCGTCGACCCTGCTGTCGCGCATCGTCACCCCGGTGATGTACCTGCTGATCGCACGCGGCGGCGAGCAGGATGATGATCCGAAATCGGCGGCGATAGCGCCTGTTGCCGGTTGAGGAACTTGTGCAGCGAGCATCGCGCGCTATCTAAAGCTCACACTCTCTCCCCTCCCGCATGCGGGAGGGGCAGGCCCGGCTTCCCGGGCCGGGGTGGGCCTGTAAGCACGAACCTCTGCTCAGGCCCAGCCCGGCCTTCGGCCACCCCTCCCGCAAGCGGGAGGGGAGAATTGAAAAGGAACGATTTCACATGACGCAACAAACCGCCATCATCGCCGGAGGCTGTTTCTGGTGCACCGAGGCCGTTTTCAACGACGTCATCGGAGTGAGCAAGGTGGAAAGCGGCTATATCGGCGGCACGGTCGCAAACCCGACCTACAAGGCGGTGTGTGCGGGCACGACCGGCCATGCCGAGGCGATCCGCGTCACCTTCGATACCGAGCAGCTGAGCTATGCCGACCTGCTCGACATCTTCTTTGCGACGCACGATCCCACGCAGCTCAACCGCCAGGGCAACGACGTCGGCACGCAGTACCGCTCGGCGATTTTCCCGCTCGATGCCGCGCAGCAGGTCGAGGCGGAAGCCGCGATGAGCCGCAACCAGCCCAACTGGCCCGCGCCGATCGTCACCACCATCGAGGAGGCAACCACCTGGTATCCGGCCGAGGACTATCACCAGGAATACTGGAATGGCGAAGGCCAGCGCAATCCCTATTGCCTCGCCGTCATCCCGCCCAAGTTGCAGAAGCTGCGCAAGAGCTTCGCCGCACGGGTCAAGGGCTGACCCTGTCCGGCCTGCACTCTCCCGCCGACGCGGCACTGTCGCCTTGACAGTGCCGCACCGCGCTGCAAGGCAGGGCGTCGTCGGGATGTAGACAAAAGGATACGACGTGAAGCCCATCCGCAAGGCTGTGTTCCCGGTGGCCGGTCTCGGCACCCGCTTTCTGCCCGCCACCAAGGCCATCCCCAAGGAGATGCTGCCGGTCGTGGACATCCCGCTGATCCAGTATGCAGTGGACGAGGCCCGCGAGGCGGGGATCGAGCAGATGATCTTCGTCACCGGTCGCGGCAAGAGCGCGATCGAGGACCATTTCGACATCGCGTACGAGCTCGAGCACACCATGCGCGAACGTGGCAAGTCGCTCGATGTGCTCGAACCCACCCGGCTTGGCCCCGGCAATTGCGCCTATGTGCGCCAGCAGGAGCCGCTCGGGCTGGGCCATGCGATCTGGTGCGCGCGCGACATCGTCGGCGACGAACCATTCGCGATATTCCTGCCCGACGAGTTCATGGTCGGATCACCCGGCTGCATGAAGCAGATGGTCGATGCCTATGCGAGCCTCGGCGGCAATCTGATCAGCGTGCTCGAGGTGCCGCGCGAGGCGGTTTCGAGCTATGGCGTGATCGCTCCGGGCAAACAGGACGGCGCGATCACCGAAGTGACCGGGCTGGTCGAAAAGCCCAGGGTCGAAGACGCTCCGTCCAACCTCATCATTTCAGGCCGCTACATTCTGCAGCCAGAGGTCATGCAGACGCTGAAGACGCAGGAAAAGGGAGCAGGCGGCGAAATCCAGCTGACCGACGCGATGGCGCGGATGATCGGCACCCAGCCGTTCCACGCGGTGACCTTTGCCGGCAAGCGCTATGACTGCGGATCCAAGGCGGGCTATGTCCAGGCGAACATCGCCATCGCGCTGGAGCGTGAGGACATCGGCGCGGAGATTCGCGCCTTTGCGCTCGACCTTCTGAAATAGCGGTTCAGCATCGGCTCAGCCGGGCTATAGCAGGCAGATGCGCGGGCGCTCGATCTGCGCGCCGGAGGGTCGAATCGATGAAATTACTGTATCCGCTCGTGTTGCTGGCCCCGCTTGCGCTCTCCGGCTGCATCGCCAGCGCCGTGGGTGCGGTGGTCACCGCCCCGGTCAAGATCGTCTCCAAGGGCGTCGACCTTGCCACCACCAGCCAGTCGGAAGCCGACGAGAACCGCGGCCGCGCGATGCGCAAGGCCGAAGAGCGGCTGGGCAAGCTGCAGCGCCAGCGCGACAAGGCGCTGCGCAAATGCGATGACGGCGACGAGCGCGCCTGCGCCGATGCGCGCAATATCCAGGACCAGATCGACGAGGAGCGCGACCGCTTCAACTGAGCCGCCGGCAATCCGGTCTGGCACGCACCGCGGCACTGGTCACGAATCGCTGAAGCCGATATGGGCAGAGCCGCGCCGCTTCGGTTCAAGGCGGCAGCGTTGATGAAAGGCCTCGATTTCCCATGGATGGACAGCAGCTTTTTTTCCTGATCGCCGCACTGGTGGTCGTCGCGATGATCGTCATCTGGGCGCTGGTCGGGCGCAGTGGTGGCACCGGACACCACGACGCCGGGCATGATCACGGCCATGGCCACGACGATCATGGCCACGCCGCGGTCGAAGCGCCGCCCGCGATCGTCCCGACGATGGGCGCAGCGCTCGATCCCACGGTCGCGCCACTCTCCACCGCCGATGTCGACGCCCAGATCGCCGCCCAGGCCCAGGAAGCCCAGGCCAGCGGCACGCCGCGGATCGCCGCTGCCATCGGCGAGCCCGACGACCTGCGCAAGATCAAGGGCATCGGCCCCAAGCTGAACACGCTGCTCGGCGAACTTGGCGTGTCGCGCTATGACCAGATTGCAACCTGGACCGCCGCCGATGTCGCCGAGGTCGATCCCTATCTCGGCACCTTCAAGGGCCGCATCACCCGCGATGCCTGGATCGAACAGGCCGGCTTCCTCGCCAAGGGCGATATAGCCGGGTTCGAGGCGAAGTTCGGCAAGCTTTGAGGTTCATCCTCGCCGGGACGGGACCATCTTCGTCACCCTGAACTTGTTTCAGGGCCCATTTCTCCGGATTGTGGCTTCGGCTCTTGGGGGCACGATGGGTCCTGGAACAAGTCCAGGATGACGGCAACAGGCCGGGTCACCTGCCGGTGAGCAAACAAAAAGGGCCGGGTCATCGCATGATGACCCGGCCCTTTTGTGTTCAGTTCGAAAAGATCAGGCCAGAGCGGCCTTCAGCTTGTCGGCGAGGTCGGTCTTCTCCCAGGGGAAGAAGTCGCCTTCGGGCTTGCGGCCGAAGTGACCATAAGCAGCCGACTTCTGGTAGATCGGCTTGTTGAGGCCCAGATGCTCGCGGATGCCGCGCGGCGTCAGGCGAACGAGCTGCGGCAGAACCGCCTCGATCTTGTCGTCGGCGACCGTTCCCGTGCCGTGCGTGTCGACATAGAGCGACAGCGGCTCGGCGATGCCGATGGCGTAGGACAGCTGGATGGTGCAGCGGCGCGCAAGGCCGGCTGCGACGATGTTCTTGGCCATGTAGCGGCTGATATAGGCAGCCGAACGGTCGACCTTGGTCGGGTCCTTGCCCGAGAACGCGCCGCCACCGTGCGGCGATGCACCGCCGTAGGTGTCCACGATAATCTTGCGTCCGGTCACGCCGGCATCGCCATCGGGGCCGCCGATTTCGAACGATCCGGTCGGATTGACGTAGATCGCGGTTTCATCGGTGATGAAGCCTTCGGGCAGAACCTTGTGCATCACGGCGACGACGTGGTCGTACAGCTTCTTGTACTTGTCCGCATCGCCCTTGCCTTCGTGCCAGAAATAGCCCGGAGCGTGCTGGGTCGAGACGACCAAAGCGGTGGCGCGCACCGGCTTTTCGTCTTCATACGCCAAGGTCACCTGGCTCTTGGCATCGGGCTCGAGGAAGTCGACGACCTTGTTGTGACGATCGTGCGCGAGCTGCTCGAGAATCTTGTGCGAATAGTCGAGCGTTGCGGGCATCAGGTCTTCGGTCTCGTCCGACGCATAGCCGAACATGATTCCCTGGTCGCCTGCGCCTTCGTCCTTGTTGTCCTTGGCATCGACGCCCTGCGCGATTTCCGAAGACTGGCCGTGCAGGTGGTTTTCGAAGCTGAAGGTTTCCCAGTGGAAGCCTTCCTGCTCATAGCCGATGCGCTTGACGGTGGCGCGAACGGCCTGCTCGATCTCTTCCTTGGCACCCGGTGCCCATTCGCCGTTTTCGTAGACGCCCTTGCAACGGATTTCTCCGGCAAGCACGACGCGCTGGGTCGTGGTCAACGTTTCGCATGCAATGCGTGCATAGGGGTCCTTGGAGAGGAACAGATCGACGACTGCGTCGGAAATCTGGTCCGCAACCTTGTCGGGATGGCCTTCGCTGACGGATTCGGAGGTGAAGAGGAAGCTCTTGCGCATGGGTCGCCTTCTTGCTGGGGCATGCCGGAAAACCCCCCGGCAGGCACATATAAAGAATTCCTTATATGATCGCCCTTAACGACGGAATGCGCGCAGTGCAACCGCCAACAGCAGCAGCACGCCCGCAAACGCCAGCGGCACAAGGTTGCCCCACAAGGCAAACGGGGTCGGGCCGTGCGGGCGCGGCAGCATCGCATCGATATGGCCCGCGCTTTTGTGCGCGATGCTGTGGAGCAGCCGGCCATCGGCATCGATCACCGCCGAAATTCCTGTGGGGGTCGAGCGGATGACCGGCACGCCTTCTTCCAGCGCGCGCAGCCGCGCCTGCGCCAGATGCTGCGGCGGGCCCCAGGATCCGAACCAGGCATCGTTGCTGGGGTTGAACACATAATCAGGTCGGTTGGCGGCATCCACCACCTCGCCCGAGAAGATGATCTCGTAGCAGATCTGCAGCCCCATCCGCCCGAACGATCCCAGATCAAGCGTCTGCGCGCCGGGCCCGGGCGTGAAGCCGATCGTGCCGGGAACCAGCCGCGAGAGGCCGATCTGGCCGAGGATCTCCTCATAAGGCAGATACTCGCCGCCGGGCACCAGATGGCTCTTGTCATAGCTGCCCAGGATCTCGGACCGGCTGGACAGCGCGAACACGCTGTTGGCCGCCGCGATCGGCTGGCCGTTGCGGTCGAAGTCCAGCTTGACCCCGCCGGTGATCAGCAGGTCACCATCATTGATCGCGCGGGTCAGCCGCGCGCGCACGCCCGCGGCAGTTTCCGGGTACATATAGCGGCGCGGATACCCGTCCTCGAGAAAGTCCTCGATCGCAGCCTCGGGCCAGAACACGATGCGCGGGCCAGCGGCCTTGCGGTCGACGGTCTGGCGGGTGAGCCGCGCAAAGTTGCGCGCGGAAGCGACGGGATCGTATTTCTCGCCCTGATCGTTGTTCGGCTGGACCACGGTGATTGGCGTATCGCTGAAGCCGGCTTTATCCATCTGGGTGAGCCAGCCCGCGCCGGTCACCGCGCCGACGCCCGCCAGTATAGCCGCCGCCGCGATGAACTGCCTGCGCGCGAGCAGCCATACCGCGCCCGCGGCCAGCACCACCAGCGCGCCAAGGCCATAGGTGCCCACCAGCCGCGATGCCCAGCCCGCCTCGAGCGCGGCCACACCCAGCGGGTTCCAGGCAAAGCCGGTGAAAACCCAGGCGCGCATCCATTCGGTAACCAGCCACAGTCCGGCAAAGGCGAGGACGAACGCCGTGTCTGCGCTGCGCTCCTCGCCTCGCGCCAGCCATCTGGCGAACAGCGCCGCAAATCCCGGGAACAGCGCCAGGTAGAGCGACAATCCGACCACCGCGACCCATCCCAGCCAGGCCGGCATCGTGTCCTGATAGGTGAAGGCATGCGCGATCCAGTTGAGGCCGATGCTGAACTGCCCCACCGCGAAGAACCAGCCGCGCGAAAACGCGCCGCGCTTTGAAGGTGCGCTGGCGATCAGGTGGATCAACACTGCATAAGCGATCAGCGTCACCGGCCACAGCCCCAAAGGCGCAAAGCCGGTGGCAGACAGGGCGCCAGCCAGCAGCGCGAACGATCGGGGATGACGCAGGATCATGGCGGCAAGCCTATGCCCGGCCTGCGATGCGCTGACAATCGGCGTTGCAACGCGGCTGTCATATCGTGGCGGGATGCCTCGCGCGAAATCAGGTGACAGCATCGGGGCGGGTGCGCATAAGCGGCGGCATGAAAAGCCTGTTGCTGCTGCTGAGCCTGCAAACCGCCGCCGTTCCGGCTGCCCCCGCCGCCCCTGCGCCCGCGCCCGTTTCGGCTCCTGCGCTGACACCGGCGCAGCGCGAGGACCTGACCTGCGCGGCGGCGTTTGCAATCATCGCATCCGAACAGGCGCGCGGCGTGACCTCTGCGCTCGCCTATCCCACCCTGGTAGTGCGCGGCCGCAGCTATTTCGTCGCCACCGCCGAGCGGATCGTCACGGAGACCGCGACGGACGACGACGCGGTCGGGCTGGCACTTACCCGGATCGTCGAGGACCTGCAGGCCCAGGCGGCACAATCCAACGATCCGGCGGGCGTGGTCGATGCCATCATGACCCCGTGCCTTGCCAAGCTCGACGCTGCGGTGCCGCTGCCGCCGCCGCCCTCGATGCTGCAATGCGCGATCTATCTGCAGCTCGCCTTTGACGAGGTCGCTGGCCGCGAAGGCGATTCGGCGACCGCACGCGATCTCAAGACTCTGGCCACGGTGCTCGAATCGCGCGCGCGCGACGAGATGCGCGACGAAGGCCTCAGCGGCAACGAGGCCGACCGGCGCTTCATCGAGACCCGCGAGGCGATCGACGCGCGCGAAAAGGCCCGCGCGCCCGACGACGATGCCACCGATGTCGATTTCGAGCATTGCTTCACGCTCGCCAAGCCCGCCGAAAAGCGCTGATCTGCGGCGGTTGCCGCGCGTACGGATCCGGCACAGCCCCCGCCTGCCCCCTGTCAAAAAATTGGCGTAATCTGTCACCCGGGCTGACGGCTTTACGCATCGTTAACGAATTACCCCTAAATCGTTAACCCAAGGCGGTAACGACCGCCATGAATGGAAAACGGGGCAAATTACATGGAAACGCTGGACGCACTGGCAATGGCAGACATGATCGTGGGCAACAGCACCGCGATCCGCGAAATTCGCGGTCTGGTCCGTTTCGCCGCAGAAACCCGCGCT
Encoded proteins:
- the lnt gene encoding apolipoprotein N-acyltransferase yields the protein MILRHPRSFALLAGALSATGFAPLGLWPVTLIAYAVLIHLIASAPSKRGAFSRGWFFAVGQFSIGLNWIAHAFTYQDTMPAWLGWVAVVGLSLYLALFPGFAALFARWLARGEERSADTAFVLAFAGLWLVTEWMRAWVFTGFAWNPLGVAALEAGWASRLVGTYGLGALVVLAAGAVWLLARRQFIAAAAILAGVGAVTGAGWLTQMDKAGFSDTPITVVQPNNDQGEKYDPVASARNFARLTRQTVDRKAAGPRIVFWPEAAIEDFLEDGYPRRYMYPETAAGVRARLTRAINDGDLLITGGVKLDFDRNGQPIAAANSVFALSSRSEILGSYDKSHLVPGGEYLPYEEILGQIGLSRLVPGTIGFTPGPGAQTLDLGSFGRMGLQICYEIIFSGEVVDAANRPDYVFNPSNDAWFGSWGPPQHLAQARLRALEEGVPVIRSTPTGISAVIDADGRLLHSIAHKSAGHIDAMLPRPHGPTPFALWGNLVPLAFAGVLLLLAVALRAFRR